The Pseudomonadota bacterium nucleotide sequence ATCTCGCTCTTCGGGTTCCTCTGTTACCGCGGGATCAGGATAGCGCTCAGGGCGCCCGATCTCTTCGGCAGATACCTAGCCGCAGGGTGCACCCTGCTGATCGGGATGGGCGCGGTCCTCAACATGGGGGTGGTGCTTGGCCTTCTGCCCACCAAGGGGCTGGCGCTTCCGTTCATAAGCTACGGAGGGTCCTCGCTGGTCATGTCGCTGGTCGCAGCGGGGATTCTGCTCAACGTGTCGACCTACAGGAAGGCCGGGCAAGGCTGGGCCTGAGAGGGAGGACCGAAGGGATGGGAGAGGGAAAGGGCAAATACTTTCTGATCGCTGCCGGCGGCACCGGCGGCCACGTCTTCCCGGGCATCGCCATAGCCGAGGAGATCGCCGGCATGACCCCCGCTGCGGAGATACGCTTCGCAGGGACCGAGCGCGGCCTCGAGGCCGGGATCGTGCCGCAGCGCGGCTGGCCGCTCATGCTCATCAAATCCCATTCTCTCAAGGACCGAAAGGGGTTCGCGAAGATATGCGCCGCCCTCGCCCTGCCCGTGTCGGTGCTCAGGGCTTCGGCGATGCTGGCGTCCAGGAGGCCTTCCGTCCTCATCAGCATAGGCGGATACGCGGCAGGTCCGCTCTGCCTGGCCGCCTGGATTCAGAGGATACCGGTGATGCTCGTGGAGCCGAACGCGATACCGGGGCTCACCAACCGCATGCTGGCCAGGTTCGCGAAGAGGGTGTTCGTATCCTACCCGGAGGCGGCCCCCGCGTTCGGGAGGAAGGCCGCGATCTCCGGCACCCCTGTGAGGCGCAGCATACTGGAGGCGCGCCACGGCGCCCGCGATGGTTCCGCCAGGGCTACGGTGTTCGTTTTCGGAGGGTCTCAGGGGGCGCGCACGCTGAACAGGGGGATGGTCGCCGCGCTCCCGTGGCTCGCGCCTCTCAGGGAGAGGATTTCGATCGTGCACCAGACAGGCGGCAACGACGATCCGCTCTCCATCGAGCGCGCCTACGCGGAGGCGGGCATCGAGGCAACGGTCTTTGAGTTCACCGACCGGATGTGGGAGTGCTACGAGAGGGCCGACATCGTTGTCGCGAGGTCGGGCGCCAACACCGTCGCCGAGGTCTCGGCGCTGGGCATACCGGCGGTGCTCGTGCCGTATCCGCACGCGGCCGACGACCACCAGAGGGCGAACGCCGAGGCGCTGGTGCGCGCCGGCGGCGCGGTGATGGTGGCCGATTCCGAGTTCACCGGCGAGAGGGTCTCGCGCGAGATCTCGTCGCTGATCGAGGACAGGCAGAGGCTCGAATCCATGCGCGCCGGAGCGCTGGGGTTCGGAAGGCCCGACGCGGCGAGATCGATAGCGAGGGAGTGCATGGCTGCGGCGGGAGGCCAGGGAGGTTCATAGGTGTTCAAGAAGTATCAACAGATACACATGGTCGGCATCGGCGGCATCGGCATGAGCGGCATCGCGGAGGTGCTCCTCAACCTGGGCTACCGGGTGACCGGGTCGGACATCAAGAGGGGCGATGCGACCAAGAGGCTCGCGCGCAGGGGGGCCCGCGTCCACATAGGCCACAGGCGGCAGAACATAGACGGCGCCCATGCGGTGGTGATCTCCTCGGCGGTGGGCGAGGGCAATCCCGAGGTCCGCGAGGCCCGAAGGCTCGGCATCGCGGTGGTGCCGCGCGCGGAGATGCTGGCCGAGCTCATGCGCCTCAAGTACGGGGTCGCGGTCGCCGGCGCGCACGGGAAGACCTCCACCACTTCGCTCATAGGGCACATGCTGGACCGCGCAGGGCTCGACCCGACCCTTATAATCGGGGGCAAGGTCAACAACCTGCGCTCGAACGCAAGGCTCGGCAAGGGGGAGTACCTGGTCGCGGAGGCGGACGAGTCGGACGGCTCGTTCCTCAAGCTCGCCCCCACGGTCGGCGTGATAACAAACATAGACCGCGAGCACATGGAGAACTACTCCGGCTTCGAGGGGCTCAAGCGGGCGTTCGTGGAGTTCGCGAACAAGGTCCCCTTCTACGGCGCCGTGATCGCATGCACGGCGAACCCTGTCGTGAGGGC carries:
- a CDS encoding FtsW/RodA/SpoVE family cell cycle protein, encoding ISLFGFLCYRGIRIALRAPDLFGRYLAAGCTLLIGMGAVLNMGVVLGLLPTKGLALPFISYGGSSLVMSLVAAGILLNVSTYRKAGQGWA
- the murG gene encoding undecaprenyldiphospho-muramoylpentapeptide beta-N-acetylglucosaminyltransferase; the encoded protein is MGEGKGKYFLIAAGGTGGHVFPGIAIAEEIAGMTPAAEIRFAGTERGLEAGIVPQRGWPLMLIKSHSLKDRKGFAKICAALALPVSVLRASAMLASRRPSVLISIGGYAAGPLCLAAWIQRIPVMLVEPNAIPGLTNRMLARFAKRVFVSYPEAAPAFGRKAAISGTPVRRSILEARHGARDGSARATVFVFGGSQGARTLNRGMVAALPWLAPLRERISIVHQTGGNDDPLSIERAYAEAGIEATVFEFTDRMWECYERADIVVARSGANTVAEVSALGIPAVLVPYPHAADDHQRANAEALVRAGGAVMVADSEFTGERVSREISSLIEDRQRLESMRAGALGFGRPDAARSIARECMAAAGGQGGS